In the Ctenopharyngodon idella isolate HZGC_01 chromosome 4, HZGC01, whole genome shotgun sequence genome, one interval contains:
- the LOC127510687 gene encoding CD209 antigen-like protein C isoform X2, which yields MSYYDNINIPGTHGMDREDEEEMNIYANADPINSFDVRTETENSDTKRHQTPQHTGSDSVKIRSSRAAPVCLVLLCVLLLTAVIVLGVYIHTKSTNYTEERNQLLNMITNLTEETHQLLTNLTEERDQLLTKITNLTEERKQLLTNNANLTEERGQLLTRTIQLTQERDRLSSNNNDLIKQRNKLNQEKNELLKMDGWVRYQSSFYFISSAWKSWTESRRYCTDRGADLIIINNKEEQDFIKKMSCTKVWIGLTDSDVEGRWRWVDGSTLTSGFWSSKEPNGDRSENCALTHASGWADYPCSDHFQCICEKSILN from the exons ATGTCTTATTACGACAATATCAACATTCCCGGTACACATGGGATGGACAGAGAAGATGAAGAAGAGATGAATATCTATGCTAATGCTGATCCTATAAACAGTTTTGATGTCAGGACAGAAACGGAAAACTCAGACACCAAGAGACACCAAACACCTCAACACACAG GAAGTGATAGTGTGAAGATCAGAAGCTCCAGAGCAGCTCCAGTGTGTTTGGTGCTGCTGTGTGTTCTTCTGCTGACTGCAGTCATAGTGCTGGGTGTCTACATCCATACAAAGAGCACAAACTACACAGAAGAGAGAAACCAGCTACTAAACATGATTACCAACCTGACAGAAGAGACACACCAACTACTAACCAACCTTACTGAGGAGAGAGACCAGCTACTAACCAAGATCACCAACCTCACAGAAGAGAGAAAACAACTACTAACCAACAATGCCAACCTTACTGAGGAGAGAGGCCAGCTACTAACCAGGACCATTCAATTGACACAAGAGAGAGATAGATTATCATCAAATAACAATGACCTtattaaacaaagaaacaaattaaatcAGGAGAAAAATGAACTGTTAAAAATGG ATGGATGGGTTCGTTATCAATCTAGTTTTTACTTCATTTCCTCTGCGTGGAAGAGCTGGACTGAGAGCAGAAGATACTGTACAGACAGAGGAGCAGATCTGATCATCATAAACAACAAAGAGGAACAA gattttattaagaaaatgtCTTGCACTAAAGTCTGGATTGGTCTGACTGACAGTGATGTGGAGGGCAGATGGAGATGGGTTGATGGCAGCACACTGACCTCTGG GTTCTGGTCATCTAAAGAGCCTAATGGGGACAGAAGCGAAAACTGTGCTCTAACTCATGCATCAGGATGGGCTGATTACCCATGCAGTGATCATTTTCAATGTATCTGTGAGAAGagcattttaaattaa